A window of the Verrucomicrobiota bacterium genome harbors these coding sequences:
- a CDS encoding DUF4886 domain-containing protein: MLYCYSMFHRVTLMSRAFAVRTMVVAVLALTVAAAGAANEAAGRTVRLLTVGNSFSQNATHYLGDLAKAAGDILEIHRADIGGSTMQQHWEKAENHERDPQSTNGLYATRRSLKQELTSNPLDFVTIQQASIRSHDLNTYRPYARQLYDYIKKHAPKAEVILHETWAYRVDDPRFAVKSPKAGEPATQLEMYQSLTNAYRTIARELGVLLLPVGEAFYLADTDPKWGFRPDTAFDAKQAQIPALPDQTHSLHAGWRWQKSKTSDQQKLSMDGHHAGVAGEYLGACVFYEVMFGKTVVGNTFTPAGLAPDHARFLQETAHQVVQQNIGR, from the coding sequence ATGTTGTATTGTTATTCCATGTTTCATCGGGTGACGCTGATGTCCCGGGCCTTCGCGGTCCGCACCATGGTGGTCGCGGTGTTGGCGTTGACTGTTGCGGCGGCAGGCGCTGCAAATGAGGCTGCTGGGCGCACGGTGCGGCTGTTGACCGTGGGCAACAGTTTCTCCCAGAATGCAACGCATTACCTGGGCGACCTGGCCAAGGCGGCAGGCGACATCCTGGAAATACACCGCGCGGATATCGGCGGTTCCACCATGCAGCAGCACTGGGAAAAAGCCGAGAATCACGAACGCGACCCGCAGTCCACCAACGGTCTATACGCCACCCGCCGCAGCCTGAAACAGGAGTTGACCTCGAACCCGCTTGATTTCGTCACCATCCAGCAGGCCAGCATCCGCAGCCACGACTTGAATACCTACCGCCCCTATGCCCGCCAACTTTATGATTACATTAAAAAACACGCGCCCAAGGCGGAAGTGATTCTGCATGAGACCTGGGCGTATCGTGTGGATGATCCGCGCTTTGCGGTCAAGTCGCCCAAAGCGGGCGAGCCGGCGACGCAGTTGGAGATGTATCAGAGCCTGACCAACGCCTACCGGACCATTGCCCGGGAACTCGGGGTGCTGCTATTGCCCGTGGGCGAAGCGTTTTACCTGGCGGATACCGATCCCAAATGGGGATTCCGGCCCGATACCGCTTTTGATGCCAAACAGGCCCAAATCCCGGCGCTGCCTGACCAGACTCATTCGCTGCACGCGGGTTGGCGCTGGCAAAAATCCAAGACCAGCGATCAGCAGAAACTGAGCATGGACGGGCATCATGCCGGAGTGGCGGGGGAATACTTGGGGGCCTGCGTGTTTTATGAAGTAATGTTTGGCAAAACCGTGGTCGGCAACACTTTTACCCCCGCCGGTCTGGCTCCGGATCATGCACGTTTCCTTCAGGAGACCGCCCACCAAGTCGTGCAGCAAAACATTGGACGCTGA